TGAACACGGGCCGAATTCGGCGGATGGACCCGGAGCGAAGGCGGCGGCTCGTCGAGGTGTCAGCAGCTGAATTCGCCTCTGCGGGTTACGCTAACGCATCCCTGAACCGCATCATCGAGGCGTGCGACATGAGCAAGAGCTCGTTCTACTACGTGCTGAGCTCGAAAGCGCAGCTCTTCGAATTCGTGGTACGCGAATTAGTCGAGACTGTGGCGGGGACCATCACATTTCCGAAGCCAGAGGAATTCGCCGGCCGCATGTTCTGGCCGCGGCTCGAACGGTTCTTCGCCGAACTCGTCGTCGCCTCCCAGACCCAGGAGTCGTTCCTCACCCTGGGCCGGATGTTCTACAGCCGGTCGCCGTCCGCGGAGCACGGCACCGTCGGCGACACCATGGCCGCGGTGCGCACCTGGGTCGAAGAACTACTCCTGATCGGTCGCACGTCGGGGGCGGTGTCCGACGACCTGCCGCAGGCG
The sequence above is drawn from the Mycobacterium gallinarum genome and encodes:
- a CDS encoding TetR/AcrR family transcriptional regulator, which gives rise to MNTGRIRRMDPERRRRLVEVSAAEFASAGYANASLNRIIEACDMSKSSFYYVLSSKAQLFEFVVRELVETVAGTITFPKPEEFAGRMFWPRLERFFAELVVASQTQESFLTLGRMFYSRSPSAEHGTVGDTMAAVRTWVEELLLIGRTSGAVSDDLPQALQVSLTFSVIQVFDEWTIAHYDEIPPAEIGALANAQFTTIRRMLEPSPARTRRRASAQ